In Halarcobacter bivalviorum, a genomic segment contains:
- a CDS encoding ABC transporter ATP-binding protein, with amino-acid sequence MKKQKEKKYGLWAIMKPVMFEIRLAMLLAAIGSLSLITTLIVLSLTLSNIMQDTPLEIFGIKLDLVNTIILLAIMTVIAFLSRFYAFVVSHLGAFRLEQILRTNLAQHLAEVPLGYIISNGSGTLKKVMQNDVRSLHTFVADSVPMIAKSIVAPFTTLIVLFIIDFRLALASISILILGWLTMAYAMRDSKELREKYDQSQNDINKAVIEFAQAMPVVRTFDDGTSSFKRYNNALHAYKENLNNWMRTSAIPAKLGMIILSPLPTLLAVLFTGVILLNNDSMELFALITALFLSTGMADSMMPIMWLQNFIKKSQASALKIQEILDIPTLSISKNGQTPTSFDLEFKNVFFKYENVEKNYALENINFRIESGSVTALVGPSGAGKSTIAKLIPRFWDVNKGEICIGGVNIKEIEPQILMNTVSFVFQDTFLFQDTIYNNIKMANPKATKEEVIKAAKAAQIHDFIESLPKGYESKAGDRGTNLSGGQKQRITIARAILRDTPIIVLDEATAFADPENEEEIVKALANLTVNKTVIMIAHRLSTIKNADQIVVFDQGKISEIGKHEELLENKGIYKKLWENYEKASQWNLEKGKTNE; translated from the coding sequence ATGAAAAAACAAAAAGAAAAAAAATATGGTCTTTGGGCTATTATGAAACCTGTAATGTTTGAAATACGTTTAGCAATGCTTTTAGCAGCAATTGGAAGCTTATCTTTAATCACAACTCTTATAGTTTTATCTTTAACCTTATCAAATATTATGCAAGATACTCCCTTAGAAATCTTTGGTATAAAACTTGACCTTGTAAATACAATTATATTATTAGCAATTATGACAGTTATCGCTTTTCTATCAAGATTTTATGCTTTTGTAGTTTCTCACTTAGGAGCATTTAGATTAGAGCAAATTTTACGTACTAATTTAGCCCAACACTTAGCAGAAGTTCCTTTAGGATACATTATTTCAAATGGTTCAGGAACACTTAAAAAAGTAATGCAAAATGATGTAAGAAGTCTACACACTTTTGTAGCAGACAGTGTTCCTATGATAGCAAAAAGTATAGTAGCCCCTTTTACAACCTTGATAGTACTTTTTATTATAGATTTTAGATTAGCTCTTGCTAGCATCTCTATTTTAATTCTTGGTTGGCTTACTATGGCTTACGCTATGAGAGATTCAAAAGAGTTAAGAGAAAAATATGACCAAAGCCAAAATGATATAAATAAAGCAGTAATAGAATTTGCACAAGCTATGCCTGTAGTAAGAACTTTTGATGATGGAACAAGCTCTTTCAAACGATATAACAATGCACTTCATGCCTATAAAGAAAACTTAAATAATTGGATGAGAACAAGTGCAATTCCTGCAAAACTTGGAATGATAATATTAAGTCCTTTACCTACTCTTTTAGCAGTATTATTTACAGGAGTCATTCTTTTAAATAATGATTCAATGGAACTTTTTGCTTTAATTACTGCACTTTTTTTAAGTACAGGCATGGCTGATTCTATGATGCCAATAATGTGGCTTCAAAATTTCATTAAAAAATCTCAAGCCTCTGCATTAAAGATTCAAGAAATATTAGATATCCCTACTCTAAGTATTTCTAAAAATGGACAAACTCCAACAAGTTTTGATTTAGAGTTTAAAAATGTATTTTTTAAATATGAAAATGTAGAAAAAAACTATGCTTTAGAAAATATAAACTTTAGAATAGAAAGTGGAAGTGTCACAGCTTTAGTAGGTCCAAGTGGTGCAGGAAAAAGTACTATCGCAAAACTTATTCCTAGATTTTGGGACGTAAATAAAGGAGAGATTTGTATAGGTGGAGTAAATATTAAAGAAATAGAACCACAGATTTTAATGAACACAGTCTCTTTCGTATTTCAAGATACCTTTCTTTTTCAAGACACAATTTACAACAATATAAAAATGGCAAACCCAAAGGCAACAAAAGAAGAAGTAATAAAAGCAGCAAAAGCGGCACAAATACATGATTTCATAGAGAGTTTACCAAAAGGATATGAATCTAAAGCAGGAGATAGAGGAACAAATCTTTCAGGAGGTCAAAAACAACGTATCACAATAGCCCGTGCTATTTTAAGAGATACTCCTATTATAGTACTTGATGAAGCAACCGCTTTTGCAGATCCAGAAAATGAAGAAGAGATAGTAAAAGCTTTGGCAAATTTAACTGTAAACAAAACAGTTATTATGATAGCTCACCGTCTTTCAACTATAAAAAATGCCGACCAAATAGTAGTATTTGACCAAGGAAAAATAAGTGAAATAGGTAAACACGAAGAGTTGTTAGAAAATAAAGGTATCTACAAAAAACTATGGGAAAACTATGAAAAAGCAAGTCAATGGAATTTAGAAAAAGGAAAAACAAATGAATAG
- a CDS encoding ABC transporter ATP-binding protein: MNSEKVSSFKESYKTTLNIAGKSSNLVKRSFLYFIIAYIFQGIAFALFFPLLNNIFQIEFNLKETLFWLGAICIFSLCSFFFRWLGSNFQYSKEIVQITHNLRVKLGEKIKTMPLQSLYRYRTGELNSILAQNVDESILHMGIVSGMFFEVAIVPLVIIIATFFIDPSMAIALLIAFPFAIPIYNWSRKKTKWDKTEGIKAHANLEADTIEYIQGLPILRAVNQVGENAQNLQKSIANLREVQKKGLFASTFPMIIMNTLIEFLFLFILVLGSIYITKGEFSIGALIALLIILGRLSEPLANFLAVASVLDIMEASFKNIQKLLEVKEFFVKEPKQRPKEFNINFENVDFAYEGNTKNSLENLSLEIKDKSLTAIVGPSGSGKTTITKLIMRYDDPQKGVVKIGGVDIRKMKQTTLMSYISVVFQDVYLFDDTILNNIRMGKPNASDEEVLVASKAAFCHEFVSRLPHGYETKVGEIGGSLSGGERQRISIVRAILKDAPIVILDEPTSALDTESEVAVQNALDKLIKNKTVIVIAHRLSTISHADNILVVEDGQIKEYGTHQELIEKKEKYYSMFQAQQRVKEWDVKSNIE; encoded by the coding sequence ATGAATAGTGAAAAAGTATCTTCATTTAAAGAGTCTTATAAAACAACTCTAAATATTGCAGGCAAAAGTTCCAATTTAGTAAAAAGAAGTTTTTTATATTTTATTATTGCTTATATCTTTCAAGGTATAGCTTTTGCTCTTTTTTTCCCTCTTTTAAATAATATTTTCCAAATAGAATTTAATTTAAAAGAGACTCTTTTTTGGCTTGGAGCAATTTGTATATTTAGTCTATGCTCTTTCTTTTTTCGATGGCTAGGTTCTAATTTTCAATATTCAAAAGAGATTGTTCAAATAACCCATAACCTAAGAGTTAAACTTGGAGAAAAGATAAAAACTATGCCTCTTCAAAGCCTATATAGATATAGAACAGGAGAATTAAACTCTATCTTAGCACAAAATGTTGATGAGTCAATTTTACATATGGGAATAGTTTCTGGAATGTTTTTTGAAGTAGCTATTGTGCCTCTTGTAATAATCATTGCAACATTTTTTATAGACCCAAGCATGGCAATAGCTCTTCTTATTGCTTTTCCTTTTGCAATTCCTATTTATAATTGGAGTAGAAAGAAAACAAAATGGGATAAAACAGAAGGAATAAAAGCCCACGCAAACCTTGAAGCAGATACTATTGAATATATTCAAGGTTTACCTATTTTAAGAGCAGTAAATCAAGTAGGTGAAAATGCACAGAACCTTCAAAAATCAATTGCTAATTTAAGAGAAGTACAAAAAAAAGGTCTTTTTGCTTCAACCTTTCCAATGATTATAATGAATACTCTTATTGAGTTTCTATTTCTATTTATTCTTGTTTTAGGAAGTATATATATTACTAAAGGAGAGTTTAGTATAGGAGCTTTAATTGCCTTACTTATAATTTTAGGAAGATTATCTGAACCATTAGCAAACTTCTTAGCAGTAGCAAGTGTTTTAGATATTATGGAGGCTTCTTTTAAAAATATTCAAAAGCTTTTGGAAGTAAAAGAGTTTTTTGTAAAAGAGCCAAAACAAAGACCAAAAGAGTTTAATATTAATTTTGAAAATGTAGATTTTGCATATGAAGGAAATACAAAAAATAGTTTAGAAAACTTAAGCCTTGAAATCAAAGACAAATCACTTACTGCAATAGTTGGTCCATCTGGAAGTGGTAAAACAACAATTACAAAACTAATTATGAGATATGATGATCCACAAAAAGGAGTGGTTAAAATTGGTGGTGTAGATATTAGAAAAATGAAACAAACTACTTTAATGAGTTATATCTCTGTAGTATTTCAAGATGTCTATTTATTCGATGATACTATTTTAAATAATATTCGTATGGGAAAACCAAATGCAAGTGATGAAGAAGTATTAGTAGCTTCTAAAGCTGCATTTTGTCATGAGTTTGTTTCAAGACTTCCCCATGGATATGAAACAAAGGTTGGAGAAATTGGTGGAAGTTTAAGTGGAGGAGAACGTCAACGTATTTCTATAGTAAGAGCAATTTTAAAAGATGCACCTATTGTAATACTTGATGAACCTACCTCAGCACTAGACACCGAAAGTGAAGTAGCTGTTCAAAATGCTTTAGACAAACTTATTAAAAATAAAACTGTAATTGTAATAGCCCATAGACTTTCTACTATTTCCCATGCAGATAATATTTTAGTAGTAGAAGATGGACAAATAAAAGAGTATGGTACACACCAAGAACTAATTGAAAAAAAAGAGAAATATTATTCAATGTTTCAAGCTCAACAAAGAGTAAAAGAGTGGGATGTAAAGAGTAATATAGAATGA
- a CDS encoding MFS transporter, with translation MKKKLTWNTLFLLFSLYTTQFLGLGFFIEAFIGILRQNGVSLENLGFIYMLGLFWVFRFLWAPFIDKIYFKKIGHYRAWILIFQSLMVLTLFFIALLHIDRNLLLIIVLSIFFAFFAASQNIALDAFAIKITFKKERSLINGIKAAGGLIGMILGGGFGLILYSKVGWHSTMFVMTIFTAISLIHIFFYTEPKMKHANFVEKVDYKQYLTFWKTKEKKLWFILLFLYPITISSAFGITTPLLVDLNWSLDKIGFAVHIVGYGIGFLASFATSFLINKFGRKIILIVAAIGQIIGILMLFLIFKYHENEFLVMFVVGFIFLFYTPSQVLMTTLMMDLSSNKSPASQFAIQHSIYMFSGIFFSSMSVSLSGILGYEKIILICAFIGLFSIYFSTKIETIIKGEKR, from the coding sequence ATGAAAAAGAAATTAACTTGGAATACTTTATTCTTATTATTTAGTCTTTATACAACTCAATTTCTAGGATTAGGCTTCTTTATAGAAGCCTTTATTGGAATTTTAAGGCAAAACGGAGTCTCTTTAGAAAATCTTGGTTTTATATATATGCTAGGTCTTTTTTGGGTATTTAGATTTTTGTGGGCTCCTTTTATTGATAAAATCTATTTTAAAAAAATAGGACATTATCGAGCTTGGATTCTTATTTTCCAATCATTAATGGTTCTTACACTTTTTTTTATAGCCTTATTACATATAGATAGGAATCTACTTTTAATAATAGTTCTATCCATATTTTTTGCTTTTTTTGCAGCATCACAAAATATCGCTTTAGATGCCTTTGCTATTAAAATAACTTTTAAAAAAGAACGTTCTTTGATAAATGGAATTAAAGCTGCAGGTGGATTAATTGGAATGATTTTAGGTGGAGGATTTGGGTTAATTCTTTATTCTAAAGTAGGTTGGCACTCTACTATGTTTGTGATGACTATTTTTACAGCAATATCTCTTATTCACATATTTTTTTATACAGAACCAAAGATGAAACATGCAAACTTTGTTGAAAAAGTGGATTACAAACAATATCTTACCTTTTGGAAAACAAAAGAGAAAAAACTATGGTTTATTTTACTTTTCCTTTATCCAATAACTATCTCCTCAGCATTTGGAATAACTACCCCTTTATTAGTTGATTTAAATTGGAGTTTAGACAAAATAGGTTTTGCTGTTCACATTGTAGGTTATGGAATAGGTTTTTTAGCCTCATTTGCCACTTCATTTCTAATAAACAAATTTGGAAGAAAAATTATTCTGATAGTTGCAGCAATAGGACAAATAATTGGTATCTTAATGCTATTTTTAATTTTCAAATATCATGAAAATGAATTCCTTGTTATGTTTGTTGTAGGATTTATATTTCTATTTTATACTCCTTCACAAGTATTAATGACAACTTTAATGATGGATTTATCTTCAAATAAATCTCCTGCTTCACAATTTGCAATACAACATAGTATTTATATGTTTTCAGGAATTTTCTTTAGTTCAATGTCTGTTTCCTTATCTGGTATTTTAGGATATGAAAAGATAATTCTAATTTGTGCCTTTATAGGCTTATTTTCAATCTATTTTTCAACAAAAATTGAAACTATTATAAAAGGAGAAAAAAGATGA
- a CDS encoding MFS transporter codes for MKEIKPLMLITILCASSMMAFLAVVGPIIRELKLQEWHAGLMVALAGVAWFILSRFWGKKSDFYGRKNILVFASIGFFFSYLLLALFVNYAIITPPTIILSLSILIFTRVMIGVFYSAIPPVSNALIADKVEIKKRTSYMASLGAANGIGMVLGPIIGGALAIYGLAVPLYVAAILPLLAVFILIIFLEPNKKIEKTETSVLKFFDKRIRIPMLASFFTMFCIVTSQVCLGFYILDKFNISSIDAAKVTGYILAITGIVFIITQIIVSKLKNINPYSWLLIGSILTTIGYFFISFISTKIELTLGLAIGVAGLGMVMPAFMAITANSVEAHEQGVAAGTVSASQGLGIIIGPLFSTILYEINPTYPFLFSAFLFSVLTIIAFLYKKGL; via the coding sequence ATGAAAGAGATTAAACCTTTAATGCTCATTACTATCTTGTGTGCTTCATCAATGATGGCTTTTTTAGCTGTTGTTGGTCCAATAATTAGAGAACTAAAGTTACAAGAGTGGCATGCTGGGCTTATGGTCGCACTTGCAGGAGTTGCATGGTTTATATTATCAAGATTTTGGGGTAAAAAAAGTGATTTCTATGGAAGAAAAAATATCTTAGTTTTCGCAAGTATTGGATTTTTCTTTTCATACTTATTACTTGCTCTTTTTGTAAATTATGCAATTATTACACCACCAACTATTATCCTTTCTCTTAGTATATTAATTTTTACAAGAGTTATGATTGGAGTATTTTATTCTGCTATTCCACCTGTTTCAAATGCATTAATTGCAGATAAAGTGGAAATAAAAAAAAGAACTTCTTATATGGCTAGTTTAGGAGCTGCAAATGGTATTGGTATGGTTTTAGGACCAATTATAGGAGGAGCACTAGCAATTTATGGTTTAGCAGTACCGTTATATGTTGCTGCAATTTTACCTTTGCTTGCAGTTTTTATATTAATAATATTTTTAGAACCAAATAAAAAAATAGAAAAAACTGAAACTTCAGTACTTAAATTTTTTGATAAAAGAATTAGAATACCAATGCTTGCTTCTTTTTTTACTATGTTTTGTATTGTTACTTCTCAAGTTTGTTTGGGTTTTTATATTTTAGATAAATTTAATATCTCTTCTATTGATGCAGCAAAAGTAACAGGTTATATCTTAGCTATTACAGGTATAGTTTTTATTATTACGCAAATAATAGTTTCTAAACTAAAAAATATAAACCCTTATAGCTGGTTACTTATAGGTTCTATTTTGACAACAATAGGTTATTTTTTTATTAGTTTTATATCAACAAAAATTGAATTAACTTTGGGTCTTGCAATTGGAGTTGCAGGTTTAGGCATGGTCATGCCTGCTTTTATGGCAATTACTGCAAATAGTGTAGAAGCTCATGAACAAGGAGTTGCAGCAGGTACAGTATCTGCTTCACAAGGTTTAGGTATTATAATTGGTCCACTTTTTAGTACTATACTTTATGAGATAAATCCTACTTATCCTTTCTTATTTTCAGCTTTTCTTTTTTCTGTATTGACTATAATTGCGTTTTTATATAAGAAAGGCTTATAA
- a CDS encoding manganese efflux pump MntP family protein — protein MLEVVILAIALSMDAFAVSIGLGIKNKEKIKSLAIIAGLYFGIFQALMPFIGYAGGVGLKDIIGGYDYWIAFVLLLLIGGKMIYEAFGEPVEEEITKVSHKILLTLAIATSIDAMAAGFTLHLFNLNVYLSLAIIGITTFIFSIFGVYLGSKGGAKYESKAEILGGVILIIIGFKILLQNLLV, from the coding sequence ATGTTAGAAGTTGTTATTTTAGCAATTGCACTTAGTATGGATGCTTTTGCTGTTTCAATTGGTTTAGGAATAAAAAATAAAGAAAAAATAAAAAGTCTTGCAATTATTGCTGGTCTTTATTTTGGTATTTTTCAAGCTCTAATGCCTTTTATTGGTTATGCAGGTGGAGTAGGATTAAAAGATATAATTGGTGGTTATGACTATTGGATTGCCTTTGTTCTACTTCTTTTAATTGGTGGGAAAATGATTTATGAAGCCTTTGGTGAACCTGTAGAAGAGGAAATTACAAAGGTTTCTCATAAGATTTTATTAACTCTTGCAATTGCTACAAGTATTGATGCTATGGCAGCAGGATTTACTTTACATCTATTTAACCTAAATGTTTATTTATCTTTAGCAATTATCGGTATTACTACATTTATCTTCAGTATTTTTGGTGTATATCTTGGTTCTAAAGGTGGAGCAAAATATGAAAGCAAAGCTGAAATTCTAGGTGGAGTTATTCTAATCATTATTGGATTTAAAATTCTTTTACAAAATCTACTAGTATAA
- a CDS encoding TAXI family TRAP transporter solute-binding subunit, with the protein MKYKFFTISIPILLLVIASFYITSKFIKPAPKKEITIATGTKNGNYYKTALIYKELLEKENVKVNLLTSEGSIDNIKLLKENKADIAFLQNGTIKSHQEDIKSLASIYYEPLWVFYRNEGFSINYVIQLISKKISIGKEGSGTKDLALKVLEDNGINKENSQIFNYDANRAKDELIKGNIDAMFVVSSHNSEAIRELLSNPKINVLSFKRAKAYSRKYPFLEALTLYEGTLDLYKNLPDENINLLATTANLVVKSDFSEELIRLVLKKVKEVHEKKDLFAKPQQFPNNINMQLEMHEEAQRYFEYGDTWLEKIFPYWIASNIDRLKLLIIPLLTLLFPLFKGFFPLYTWTMRSKIYKWYEKVRKLDNNIETLEKKQLEEELLNIQNLKSEIQKETRVPLSFMGEYYNLQLHLDLIETKIEKKLSS; encoded by the coding sequence ATGAAATATAAATTTTTTACAATATCTATTCCTATTTTACTCCTTGTAATCGCTTCATTTTATATCACTTCAAAATTTATAAAACCTGCTCCAAAAAAAGAGATAACTATTGCAACAGGCACAAAAAATGGGAACTACTATAAAACAGCACTAATTTATAAAGAACTTCTAGAAAAAGAGAATGTAAAAGTAAACCTTTTAACTTCAGAAGGTTCTATTGATAATATAAAACTACTAAAAGAAAATAAAGCTGATATTGCTTTTTTACAAAATGGAACAATTAAAAGTCATCAAGAAGATATTAAATCTTTAGCCTCTATTTATTATGAACCTTTATGGGTTTTTTATAGAAATGAAGGTTTTTCAATAAACTATGTTATTCAACTAATTTCTAAAAAAATATCTATTGGAAAAGAAGGTAGTGGAACAAAAGATTTAGCATTAAAAGTTTTGGAAGATAATGGAATAAATAAAGAAAACTCTCAAATTTTCAATTATGATGCAAATAGAGCAAAAGATGAACTTATAAAAGGAAATATTGATGCTATGTTTGTAGTCTCTTCACATAATTCAGAGGCGATAAGAGAGTTACTTTCTAATCCTAAAATAAATGTTTTAAGTTTTAAAAGAGCAAAAGCCTATAGTAGAAAATATCCATTTTTAGAGGCTTTAACTCTATATGAAGGTACTTTAGATTTATATAAAAACTTACCAGATGAGAATATAAACCTCTTAGCTACAACTGCAAATTTAGTTGTAAAAAGTGATTTTTCAGAAGAACTTATTAGATTAGTTTTAAAAAAAGTAAAAGAAGTACATGAGAAAAAAGACCTATTTGCAAAACCACAACAGTTTCCAAATAATATAAATATGCAACTTGAAATGCATGAAGAAGCTCAAAGGTATTTTGAGTATGGAGATACTTGGTTAGAGAAGATATTTCCCTATTGGATTGCTTCAAATATTGATAGATTAAAGCTTTTAATTATTCCCTTATTAACTCTACTTTTCCCTCTATTTAAAGGATTTTTCCCACTTTACACTTGGACTATGCGTTCTAAAATCTATAAATGGTATGAAAAAGTTAGAAAATTAGATAATAATATAGAAACTTTAGAGAAAAAACAGTTAGAAGAAGAGCTATTAAATATTCAAAACCTAAAGAGTGAAATACAAAAAGAGACAAGAGTTCCACTCTCTTTTATGGGTGAATATTACAATCTACAGCTACACCTCGATTTAATCGAAACCAAGATAGAGAAAAAGCTTTCTTCATAG
- the trpS gene encoding tryptophan--tRNA ligase, with amino-acid sequence MRILSGIQPSGTLHIGNYFGAIKRIIESQDQGDLFAFVASYHALTTVKEKELLEKNIFEAVVNFLALGMDPEKSTFWVQSDVKEVLELYWILSNHTSMGLLERAHSYKDKVAKGIVASHGLFSYPVLMAADILLYDSNLVPVGKDQIQHVEMTRDIANSFNHHYNTDIFVLPEAKVDETVATVPGTDGAKMSKSYGNTIDMFGTKKGIKKQVMGIVTDSKELDEPKDYENCNIYKLCELFMNEQELKDLQGRYATPGEGYGHFKLTLLDKINEHFAPYQERREHLLNNPKEVKEILEFGASKARKIANAKMDKIRSIVGL; translated from the coding sequence TTGAGAATATTATCTGGAATTCAACCAAGTGGAACTTTACATATTGGTAACTACTTCGGAGCAATAAAAAGAATTATCGAATCACAAGATCAAGGTGATTTATTTGCATTTGTTGCCTCATATCATGCTTTAACAACAGTTAAAGAAAAAGAACTTTTAGAAAAAAATATCTTTGAAGCAGTAGTTAACTTTTTAGCTTTAGGAATGGACCCTGAGAAATCAACATTTTGGGTACAAAGCGATGTTAAAGAGGTACTTGAATTATACTGGATATTATCAAACCATACATCAATGGGACTTCTTGAAAGAGCTCACTCATATAAAGATAAAGTAGCAAAAGGTATTGTAGCAAGCCATGGACTATTTTCTTATCCTGTTTTAATGGCTGCTGATATTCTACTTTACGATTCAAATCTAGTTCCTGTAGGAAAAGACCAAATTCAACACGTAGAGATGACAAGAGATATTGCAAATAGCTTTAATCATCACTATAATACAGATATTTTTGTTTTACCTGAAGCAAAAGTTGATGAAACAGTAGCAACAGTTCCAGGAACAGATGGAGCTAAAATGTCGAAATCATATGGAAATACAATCGATATGTTTGGAACAAAAAAAGGTATTAAAAAACAAGTTATGGGAATTGTGACTGACTCAAAAGAGTTAGATGAACCAAAAGATTATGAAAACTGTAATATCTATAAACTTTGTGAACTATTTATGAATGAGCAAGAACTAAAAGATTTACAAGGAAGATATGCTACTCCTGGAGAAGGATATGGACATTTCAAATTAACTTTACTTGATAAAATAAATGAACACTTTGCTCCATATCAAGAAAGAAGAGAACATCTATTAAATAATCCCAAAGAAGTAAAAGAAATTTTAGAGTTTGGTGCTAGCAAAGCAAGAAAAATTGCAAATGCAAAAATGGATAAAATTAGATCAATAGTTGGTCTGTAA
- a CDS encoding diguanylate cyclase produces the protein MIPEVLDIAIKDVVSIDANQPLEEAVKIMAASNLRTIVIKDTSSYKILTTAQLIDFKLERVNYSTKLKDLKLKRVKEISKNLNLINLLNEINSTEEYMVVKDENNELAGILSYTDIINNIDPQILMEKQTLGNLILNYQAVFTYENSSALHAVKLIKNSGTDAVIIKDNDEKAVGIFTSKDFINLIHLDCDLTQSISKFMTSPIKTLNEHSTIAEALAFIRKQKFKRIIIENEQGFVTGIISQKELLRIVYNKWIELMKKEGNKISKTNEELIQTKSQLEEVAATDYLTKIYNRQKFESFLEYEINKLNRYDNGSFTLLLVDIDHFKRINDSYGHLKGDSVLKEFAKILKLSSRQSDVVARWGGEEFVVLLPHTGVEEAILVAEKLRSTVEIHDFKDNLELTCSIGISQFHKDDTKREVFNRADNALYKAKALGRNRIEIEVLTCNV, from the coding sequence ATGATACCTGAAGTATTAGATATAGCAATTAAAGATGTTGTTTCAATAGATGCAAATCAACCTTTAGAAGAGGCTGTAAAAATAATGGCTGCTTCAAACTTAAGGACTATTGTTATAAAAGATACTTCCTCGTATAAGATTTTAACTACTGCTCAATTAATAGATTTTAAATTAGAAAGAGTAAACTACTCTACAAAGTTAAAAGATTTAAAATTAAAAAGAGTAAAAGAGATTAGCAAGAATTTAAATCTTATAAACCTTCTAAATGAAATCAATTCTACAGAAGAGTACATGGTAGTGAAAGATGAAAATAATGAGCTGGCAGGTATTCTTTCATATACTGATATTATAAATAACATAGACCCTCAAATTTTAATGGAAAAACAGACTTTAGGTAATTTAATTTTAAATTATCAAGCTGTTTTTACTTATGAAAATTCTTCAGCACTTCATGCTGTAAAACTTATAAAAAATAGTGGAACAGATGCAGTTATAATCAAAGACAATGATGAAAAAGCAGTAGGGATTTTTACGTCAAAAGATTTTATTAACCTTATTCACTTAGATTGTGATTTAACTCAAAGTATTTCAAAGTTTATGACAAGCCCAATTAAAACTTTAAATGAGCATTCAACTATTGCGGAAGCCTTAGCTTTTATTAGAAAACAAAAATTCAAAAGAATAATAATTGAAAATGAACAAGGTTTTGTTACAGGGATAATCTCTCAAAAAGAACTTTTAAGAATTGTTTATAATAAGTGGATTGAACTTATGAAAAAAGAGGGAAATAAAATCTCTAAAACAAATGAAGAGTTAATCCAAACAAAAAGCCAACTTGAAGAAGTTGCAGCAACAGACTATTTAACTAAAATATACAATAGACAAAAGTTTGAATCTTTTTTAGAGTATGAGATAAATAAACTAAATAGATATGATAATGGAAGTTTTACTTTGCTTTTAGTTGATATTGACCATTTCAAAAGAATCAATGATTCATATGGACATTTAAAAGGAGACTCTGTTTTAAAAGAGTTTGCAAAAATATTAAAACTTAGCTCACGACAAAGTGATGTTGTTGCAAGATGGGGAGGAGAGGAATTTGTTGTTCTTCTTCCTCACACAGGGGTTGAAGAAGCAATTTTAGTTGCAGAAAAACTTCGTTCTACAGTAGAAATCCATGACTTTAAAGATAATCTTGAATTGACTTGTTCTATAGGTATTTCTCAGTTTCATAAAGATGATACAAAAAGAGAAGTTTTTAATAGAGCAGATAATGCTTTATATAAAGCAAAAGCTTTAGGAAGAAATAGAATAGAGATAGAAGTTTTAACTTGTAATGTTTAA
- a CDS encoding class I SAM-dependent DNA methyltransferase, producing the protein MGLNLYSKIEPFLDFQDEVYNLHNEFMSIVFDKELDNILDVGCGQGFFIESLNLNQKKAYGIDLSSEQIEACKQRGVENVACIDLKDVKEKYDCATAIFDVINYIPKDSLKEFFENIYKALNDKGYFIFDVNTLYGFEEIAQGCITIDFEDKFIGIDAIYEDEKLITNLTLFTKQENENFKKESDFITQYYHSKDRLKKMLKKVGFEVEELRDFNLHSDEKADKQIYICKK; encoded by the coding sequence ATGGGATTAAATTTATACTCTAAGATAGAGCCTTTTTTAGACTTTCAAGATGAGGTTTATAACTTACATAATGAGTTTATGTCTATTGTTTTTGATAAAGAGTTAGACAATATTTTAGATGTAGGTTGTGGACAAGGTTTTTTTATTGAAAGTCTTAATCTAAATCAAAAAAAAGCATATGGAATTGATTTAAGTAGTGAACAAATTGAAGCTTGTAAACAAAGAGGTGTAGAAAATGTTGCATGTATTGACTTAAAAGATGTAAAAGAAAAATATGATTGTGCAACAGCTATTTTTGATGTGATAAATTATATTCCAAAAGATAGTTTAAAAGAGTTTTTTGAGAACATTTACAAAGCTTTAAATGATAAAGGATATTTTATCTTTGATGTAAATACTCTTTATGGTTTTGAAGAGATAGCACAAGGTTGTATAACTATAGATTTTGAAGATAAGTTTATAGGAATTGATGCAATTTACGAAGATGAAAAATTAATTACTAACTTAACACTATTTACAAAACAAGAAAATGAAAACTTTAAAAAAGAGAGTGATTTTATAACTCAATATTATCATAGTAAAGATAGATTAAAAAAGATGCTAAAAAAGGTTGGTTTTGAAGTTGAAGAGTTAAGAGACTTCAATCTTCATAGTGATGAAAAAGCAGATAAACAAATCTATATTTGTAAAAAATAG